One segment of Sesamum indicum cultivar Zhongzhi No. 13 linkage group LG4, S_indicum_v1.0, whole genome shotgun sequence DNA contains the following:
- the LOC105160011 gene encoding uncharacterized protein LOC105160011: MGTKVHYKSYLPGYYSMRDLNEDSSSSSWPLCYGDKAITNGQCYNGFVPRNTLDGYPGYDKDALKQKMLEHEAVFKNQVYELHRLYRIQRDMMEEVRRKELQRLRESMEPSSSSSLRGSHVPSEDARKWHMAGFPLLNSGYGRTSLSGIEIVNSPMSCTKGTDTGPGKFLFQNGSVSKDSEALDLRPLKVRKKLFDLHLPADEYIDTEDKEKLPDCRVSEISSFAPNGDVKGATESSMKLSIGDRAGLETDCRMAASASASCLRNSTRMADLNEPVQTEEAVAPSSLDFLGQSSLSGDARGLNQHAKPGAGLGVKEETIHIRNGFFINSSVERKVNDRGQLSHIYEAGSSKSNLNYITHGRQQDKMPMPLHPVEDMLNPVNLPRIYPTGCSREDLRRDGNHHDLELSDRNPDRPNNGHLEPLLASQAPGSYPFFGSSCLPSSWAQNVSSWAKPSLNSAAVMGRSFQTSAPSQEPFGGKWRVGVSSRSNPGVEGQLTMLNGFYQGSASGSKEPNVHLPSAGFDNLNCSRSDYVASHRSTNHGIGNFLKDSCHEDSKPVIDINLNEVVSKDDVILQDLTMIDGIRKPEEDHRSALPWFKRKPARADDLPKSETVRDLNQPCNLKVMLASSDCEIVETQNVKKILGFPIFETCVWRNEPSPHVSTSASVGCGPEENNAGKERKNRIIDINLECEPDEQINEEDLTAENEKLTKGSSTREYIDLNSCVSDCEDPSAPSFESKTPSVKIALEIDLEAPVILDEDDNLTLKENTAGGSSLQSLENKNEPLQDEVLRNAAETIVSISSSCPQIHIGDEISPMPEASLADSLLWFVNALTSCANELESTSGNGPTAREDSPEEVDDFEAMTLQLPETKEEDYMPTPFVPEVQKVEDTGANTLPTRSRRGQSRRGRQRRDFQRDILPGLASLSRHEVTEDLQTFGGLMRATGHHWNSGLTRRNGTRNGGARGRRRAVVETVSNASPSPVCTPLIQQLNSIEAGLEDRSLTGWGKTPRRPRRQRCPAGNPPTIVLT, from the exons ATGGGAACAAAAGTACATTACAAAAGCTACCTGCCAGGATATTACTCCATGAGGGATCTTAATGAGGATTCTAGCAGTAGTAGCTGGCCCCTATGTTATGGAGACAAGGCCATAACAAACGGGCAGTGTTACAATGGTTTCGTGCCAAGAAATACATTAGATGGTTATCCAGGTTATGACAAGGATGCATTGAAGCAAAAAATGCTTGAGCATGAGGCTGTTTTCAAGAATCAG GTTTATGAACTCCACCGTCTTTACAGAATTCAAAGGGACATGATGGAAGAAGTCCGAAGGAAAGAACTACAAAGACTCCGAGAGTCAATGGAGCCATCGTCTTCATCAAGTCTTCGAGGATCTCATGTGCCGTCAGAAGATGCTCGGAAGTGGCATATGGCTGGGTTTCCTTTGTTGAATTCTGGTTATGGTAGGACGTCTTTATCGGGAATTGAAATTGTTAATTCTCCTATGAGTTGTACAAAAGGGACAGACACAGGGCCTGGTAAGTTTCTGTTCCAGAACGGGTCTGTATCAAAGGACTCTGAAGCATTGGATTTAAGACCCTTGAAGGTCAGGAAGAAGTTGTTCGATCTTCATCTTCCAGCCGATGAATACATTGATACAGAAGACAAGGAAAAGTTACCCGATTGCAGAGTGTCTGAGATATCAAGTTTTGCTCCTAACGGCGACGTAAAAGGTGCAACGGAAAGTAGTATGAAATTATCCATTGGTGATCGTGCTGGTTTGGAGACTGACTGCCGGATGGCTGCATCAGCTTCTGCTTCCTGTTTGAGGAATTCTACCAGGATGGCCGATCTAAATGAACCTGTTCAGACAGAAGAGGCAGTAGCTCCCTCttctcttgattttcttgGTCAGAGTTCTCTCAGTGGAGATGCTAGAGGCCTAAATCAGCATGCTAAACCAGGCGCGGGTTTAGGTGTTAAGGAAGAAACCATACATATCCGTAATGGATTTTTTATCAACTCTTCTGTTGAAAGAAAAGTTAATGATAGGGGCCAGCTCTCCCACATATATGAAGCAG GGTCCAGTAAAAGTAACCTCAATTACATAACTCACGGCCGTCAGCAAGATAAGATGCCTATGCCTTTGCATCCGGTGGAAGACATGCTTAACCCAGTCAATCTTCCTCGAATATATCCTACGGGTTGTAGTAGAGAAGATCTGCGGAGGGATGGAAACCACCATGATTTAGAATTGTCTGACAGAAATCCTGATCGCCCCAATAATGGCCACTTGGAACCACTTTTAGCTTCCCAGGCCCCTGGTTCATACCCATTCTTTGGTTCTTCTTGTTTGCCCAGTTCGTGGGCTCAGAATGTCTCGTCTTGGGCAAAGCCGTCTTTAAATTCCGCTGCAGTAATGGGTCGAAGTTTTCAGACTTCAGCTCCTAGTCAAGAACCTTTTGGAGGAAAGTGGCGAGTAGGTGTGAGTTCTAGGTCGAATCCAGGTGTGGAAGGCCAACTAACGATGCTGAATGGGTTTTATCAGGGATCTGCATCGGGATCCAAAGAACCAAATGTTCACTTACCATCAGCTGGCTTTGATAACCTTAACTGCAGTAGAAGTGATTATGTAGCATCTCACCGCTCGACTAATCATGGAATTGGAAATTTTCTGAAAGACTCCTGTCATGAGGACTCAAAGCCTGTGATAGATATCAACTTGAATGAGGTAGTTTCGAAGGATGATGTGATCCTTCAAGATCTCACTATGATAGATGGAATACGAAAGCCTGAAGAGGACCATCGTTCAGCATTGCCATGGTTTAAACGTAAGCCTGCCCGTGCAGATGATCTCCCAAAGAGTGAAACAGTTAGAGATCTTAATCAACCATGCAACCTGAAAGTTATGTTGGCTTCAAGTGATTGTGAGATCGTTGAGACTCAAAATGTTaagaaaattcttgggtttcCCATTTTCGAAACGTGTGTTTGGAGAAATGAGCCATCACCCCATGTTTCCACCTCGGCAAGTGTTGGCTGTGGACCTGAAGAGAACAATGCAGGTAAGGAAAGGAAGAACAgaataattgatataaatcTAGAGTGTGAGCCGGATGAGCAGATAAATGAAGAAGATCTGACAGCAGAGAACGAAAAGCTGACAAAGGGTTCCTCTACCAGAGAATACATTGATTTGAACTCTTGCGTTAGCGACTGTGAAGATCCTTCGGCACCCTCATTCGAAAGCAAGACCCCCAGCGTTAAGATAGCTTTGGAGATAGATTTGGAAGCTCCCGTTATCCTGGACGAGGATGATAACCTCACCTTGAAGGAAAATACAGCTGGTGGGTCATCCTTGCAATCTTTAGAAAATAAGAACGAACCTCTCCAGGATGAAGTTCTTAGAAACGCAGCTGAAACAATAGTTTCCATCTCATCATCTTGCCCACAAATCCATATAGGTGATGAGATTTCCCCCATGCCAGAAGCATCCTTGGCTGACTCGCTCCTCTGGTTTGTTAATGCTCTAACCTCTTGTGCAAATGAACTTGAGAGCACATCCGGTAATGGGCCGACAGCTAGAGAAGACTCACCCGAGGAGGTGGACGATTTTGAGGCTATGACATTGCAACTACCAGAGACAAAAGAAGAAGACTACATGCCCACACCTTTTGTTCCTGAAGTTCAGAAAGTCGAAGACACAGGAGCCAATACATTACCAACCAGGTCTAGAAGGGGTCAGTCGAGGAGAGGAAGGCAGCGGAGGGACTTTCAACGGGACATCCTTCCTGGGCTAGCATCATTGTCTAGGCACGAGGTGACCGAGGACCTCCAGACGTTCGGGGGGCTGATGAGAGCCACAGGCCATCATTGGAATTCAGGATTGACAAGAAGAAACGGCACCAGAAATGGAGGTGCTCGGGGGAGACGGCGAGCTGTGGTGGAAACCGTCTCGAATGCCAGTCCAAGCCCAGTTTGCACTCCCCTGATTCAGCAACTCAATAGCATTGAAGCTGGTCTGGAGGACAGAAGCCTAACAGGGTGGGGAAAGACACCAAGACGGCCCCGACGACAAAGATGCCCTGCGGGTAATCCTCCTACCATCGTGTTAACCTAA
- the LOC105160012 gene encoding pentatricopeptide repeat-containing protein At2g03380, mitochondrial, producing the protein MKSFSVLNRKIRRLTFREPLFQFKTFTSLPSQNLEVGSIQSISENPFFRLLSLCRTLSSLQKIHALLIVNGETDDPLLKTKLVSSYGTFGRVKHARLLFDEIRNPDIDSCKVMIRWYFMNELYDEIIGFYKFMRRRFLVLDNIVLSIVLKACSELRDFVEGRKFHGYIVQLGSPDSFVLTGLVDMYAKCGEIDTARKVFERIRDRNVVCWTSMIVGYVQNNCAKEALLLFNRMRECLVEGNTYTLGSVVTACARLGALHQGKWVHGNVIKNGIEVNSYLFTSILDMYVKCAAIRDARLIFDEVSIIDLVSWTAMIVGYAQSGFAEEALLLFTDKNWQNIYPNSVTLASVLSACAQSGNPNLGSSVHGLAIKLGQGDVNVMNAVVDMYAKCSRIEDAIYLFESMVDKDVVSWNSILSGYSRNGYAYEAMRLFSRMRANCFRPDPVTLVTLLSVCASLGDIRFGSSLHAQSIRGGFLASQNIYIGTALLNLYAKCGDAKSARSVFDEMTEKNMVTWSAMIGGYGRQGNSNECLELFNDMLKENVEPTDIVFTTILSAYSHTGMIREGWRLFQTMSQAYEFNPSMRHYVCMVDLFARSGNLEEALELIEKMPIQPDCTVFGAFLHGCITHSRFDLGDMAVRKMLELHPDDAGHYMLLSNLQASKGRWRQVGELRDLMKKRGLRKQLGSSQVDLYIGEISSQRAQSFG; encoded by the coding sequence ATGAAATCCTTTTCAGTGTTGAACAGAAAAATTCGTCGTCTCACTTTTAGAGAACCCCTCTTCCAGTTCAAGACCTTTACTTCTTTACCATCGCAAAATCTTGAAGTTGGCTCAATCCAATCGATTTCAGAAAACCCCTTTTTTCGTCTTTTGAGTCTCTGTAGAACCCTCTCGTCTCTTCAGAAAATCCATGCCCTTCTGATTGTTAATGGAGAAACCGATGACCCTTTGTTGAAAACTAAATTAGTCAGTTCGTATGGCACATTCGGGCGCGTTAAGCATGCCCGTCTGCTGTTCGATGAAATTCGAAACCCAGATATCGATTCTTGTAAAGTGATGATAAGATGGTATTTTATGAACGAGTTGTATGATGAGATTATTgggttttataaatttatgagaaGGAGATTTCTGGTTCTTGATAATATCGTGTTATCAATTGTGTTGAAGGCGTGCAGCGAGTTGAGAGATTTTGTTGAAGGGAGGAAGTTCCATGGTTACATAGTTCAGCTGGGGAGCCCGGATAGCTTTGTCTTGACTGGGCTTGTTGATATGTATGCCAAGTGCGGAGAAATTGACACTGCTCGCAAGGTTTTTGAAAGGATTCGGGACAGGAATGTGGTTTGTTGGACTTCTATGATTGTGGGCTATGTGCAGAATAATTGTGCTAAAGAAGCATTACTTTTGTTCAACCGTATGAGGGAGTGCCTGGTTGAGGGAAATACTTACACTTTAGGGAGTGTAGTGACAGCATGTGCAAGATTAGGGGCTTTGCACCAGGGCAAGTGGGTGCATGGAAATGTGATCAAGAATGGGATTGAGGTGAATTCCTACTTGTTTACTTCTATTCTGGACATGTATGTCAAATGCGCTGCTATTCGGGATGCTCGATTGATTTTTGATGAGGTTTCAATTATTGATCTTGTTTCATGGACGGCGATGATTGTGGGGTATGCCCAGAGTGGCTTTGCTGAAGAAGCTCTGCTGTTGTTCACTGACAAGAATTGGCAAAATATTTATCCCAATTCAGTTACCTTAGCTAGCGTACTTTCAGCTTGTGCACAGTCGGGCAATCCCAACTTGGGTTCATCAGTTCACGGTCTAGCAATTAAACTAGGTCAAGGTGATGTTAATGTGATGAATGCTGTAGTCGACATGTATGCGAAGTGTTCTAGAATAGAAGACGCCATTTATCTATTTGAATCCATGGTAGACAAGGACGTTGTTTCTTGGAACTCAATTCTTAGTGGTTATTCTCGAAATGGATATGCTTATGAAGCTATGAGATTGTTCAGTCGAATGAGAGCAAATTGCTTTCGGCCTGATCCAGTGACCTTAGTGACTCTTCTATCTGTTTGTGCTTCCCTTGGAGATATCCGATTTGGCTCTTCTCTTCACGCTCAGTCCATCAGAGGAGGCTTTTTGGCATCTCAGAACATCTATATTGGCACTGCACTTCTAAATTTATATGCCAAATGCGGAGATGCAAAATCTGCTCGCAGTGTTTTTGATGAGATGACTGAGAAGAACATGGTTACCTGGAGTGCAATGATTGGTGGTTATGGAAGGCAAGGGAACTCAAATGAGTGCCTTGAACTTTTCAACGACATGCTAAAGGAGAACGTCGAGCCAACTGATATAGTTTTCACAACAATATTATCTGCTTATAGCCATACGGGGATGATTAGAGAGGGTTGGAGATTATTTCAGACAATGTCTCAGGCATATGAATTTAATCCCTCCATGAGGCACTATGTATGCATGGTAGATTTATTTGCTCGGTCTGGAAACCTAGAAGAAGCCTTGgagttaattgaaaaaatgccAATCCAACCTGATTGTACTGTTTTTGGAGCTTTTCTCCATGGATGCATTACTCACTCCAGATTTGACCTGGGGGATATGGCTGTAAGAAAGATGCTCGAACTTCATCCTGATGATGCAGGACACTATATGCTTTTGTCTAATTTACAGGCTTCTAAAGGGAGATGGAGACAGGTTGGTGAACTGAGAGATTTAATGAAGAAAAGGGGTCTGAGGAAGCAGCTCGGATCTAGTCAGGTGGACCTGTACATTGGTGAGATCAGTTCTCAGAGGGCACAATCGTTTGGTTAA
- the LOC105160013 gene encoding putative pentatricopeptide repeat-containing protein At1g69350, mitochondrial, with translation MTLYMPLFKACTNVRSLTLLHAHLTVTGLQKDRLASTKLIESYSQMGSVQTSRLVFDRFPNPDSFMWGVLIKCYVWNGLFQEAISVYQNMLERLAELNKFVFPSVLRACSAINDLRLGKKVHARIVKSGFESDPVVETTLLSVYGETGRLHDARMIFDAMSMRDVVSWSSIISTYVQNGQASEGLEIFRKMVIEGMEIDSVTMLSVAEACAELGLWRVGKSSHGYVMRRNVGSDHEALRSSLVAMYGKFGDLCSAEKLFRSGVYQSVTSWTTMISSYNQNRCYLEALGTFIEMLGLNVESNSVTLMNVVCSCARLGWLKEGKSIHGYIIRNNVDLDSDFLRPSLIDLYANSGHLRYSRRVFDAAQEKHIVSWNILISGYAREQMVEEALSLFVQMLIEGIMPDSFALASTLSACGMIGLSELGCQIHCLIIKTYLPNEFVENALIDMYSKCGFINSATRVFLDTQHGSVITWNSMMCGFFQNGYSKEALSLFNEMYAKHLDMDEVTFLSVIQACSNLGSIDKGKWIHHKLITFGVREDMYIDTALTNMYARCGDLQMAQRVFDNMTERSIVSWSAMIGGYAMHGYIDYSISLFNRMVELGVKPNDVTFMNILSACSHAGYVEKGKFYFNSMVRDFGIMPNSEHYACLVDLLSRAGDLHGAFEVINSMPFPPDASIWGALVNGCRIHQRLDFLNGIKGDLVNMDADDSGYYTLLSNVFAEGGNWNESKVVKSKMRSLALKKVHGYSMIETESNS, from the coding sequence ATGACGTTATACATGCCCCTTTTCAAGGCCTGCACGAACGTAAGATCGCTTACCCTCCTGCATGCACATTTAACCGTCACGGGCCTTCAAAAGGATCGTCTTGCATCGACCAAGCTCATTGAGTCATATTCACAAATGGGTTCGGTTCAAACTTCAAGGTTAGTGTTCGACAGGTTTCCGAATCCAGATTCCTTCATGTGGGGTGTGTTGATCAAATGCTATGTGTGGAATGGCCTGTTTCAAGAAGCCATTTCTGTGTATCAAAATATGCTGGAGAGATTAGCAGAGCTgaataagtttgttttcccttcAGTTTTGAGGGCTTGTTCTGCAATTAATGATCTGAGGCTGGGGAAAAAGGTCCATGCGAGGATTGTGAAATCTGGGTTTGAGTCTGATCCCGTAGTTGAAACCACACTGCTGAGTGTTTATGGTGAAACTGGGCGTTTGCATGATGCTAGGATGATATTTGATGCAATGTCAATGAGAGATGTGGTGTCATGGAGTTCGATAATATCAACTTATGTGCAGAATGGACAGGCAAGTGAAGGACTGGAAATATTTAGGAAGATGGTTATAGAAGGCATGGAAATTGATTCTGTGACCATGCTTAGTGTAGCAGAGGCTTGTGCTGAGTTGGGGTTATGGAGAGTTGGGAAGTCATCTCATGGTTATGTAATGAGAAGGAATGTTGGGAGTGATCATGAAGCATTAAGGAGCTCTCTTGTTGCAATGTATGGAAAATTTGGTGATTTATGTAGTGCAGAAAAGTTGTTCCGTAGTGGTGTTTATCAGAGTGTTACCTCATGGACAACAATGATTTCATCCTACAATCAAAATAGATGCTATTTAGAAGCATTAGGGACGTTCATTGAGATGCTAGGGCTTAATGTGGAAAGTAATAGTGTTACACTGATGAATGTTGTATGTTCTTGTGCTCGATTGGGATGGCTAAAAGAAGGGAAGTCTATTCATGGATATATTATAAGGAATAATGTGGACCTTGATAGTGATTTTTTGAGGCCATCATTGATTGATCTGTATGCTAATAGTGGCCACTTAAGATACAGCCGTCGTGTCTTTGATGCTGCTCAAGAAAAACATATAGTATCCTGGAATATCCTCATCTCAGGTTATGCTAGGGAGCAGATGGTTGAGGAGgctctttctctttttgttcaAATGTTGATTGAAGGAATAATGCCAGATTCATTTGCATTGGCGAGTACTCTTTCAGCCTGTGGAATGATTGGGCTTTCAGAATTGGGATGTCAAATACATTGTCTTATTATCAAGACATACCTCCCAAATGAGTTTGTTGAGAATGCCCTCATCGACATGTATTCCAAATGTGGATTTATAAATTCAGCAACTAGAGTATTTCTTGACACCCAACACGGGAGTGTTATAACATGGAACTCTATGATGTGCggattttttcaaaatggttACTCAAAAGAAGCTCTCAGCCTTTTTAATGAAATGTATGCTAAACATCTTGACATGGATGAAGTAACCTTTTTGAGTGTAATTCAAGCTTGCTCAAATCTAGGTTCAATAGATAAGGGAAAATGGATTCACCATAAGTTGATTACTTTTGGTGTAAGGGAAGATATGTATATTGATACAGCTCTAACAAATATGTATGCTCGATGTGGGGACCTTCAGATGGCTCAAAGAGTTTTTGATAACATGACTGAACGAAGTATTGTATCATGGAGTGCCATGATAGGGGGTTATGCAATGCACGGTTATATTGATTATTCAATCTCTCTCTTCAATAGAATGGTAGAATTAGGAGTAAAACCAAATGATGTTACTTTCATGAATATTCTCTCAGCCTGCAGTCATGCTGGATATGTTGAGAAAGGGAAGTTTTACTTTAACTCAATGGTCAGAGATTTTGGCATTATGCCCAACTCTGAGCATTATGCATGTTTGGTTGATTTGCTGAGTCGAGCTGGTGATTTACATGGAGCATTTGAAGTCATAAACTCAATGCCTTTCCCCCCAGATGCTAGCATTTGGGGTGCATTGGTAAATGGGTGTAGAATCCATCAGAGACTGGACTTTCTGAATGGCATTAAAGGGGACCTTGTCAATATGGATGCAGATGATTCTGGATATTACACACTGTTGTCTAATGTATTTGCAGAAGGAGGTAACTGGAATGAGTCTAAAGTGGTAAAATCAAAGATGAGAAGTCTAGCTCTGAAGAAGGTCCATGGCTATAGTATGATCGAGACTGAGTCAAATTCATAG
- the LOC105160014 gene encoding clp protease adapter protein ClpF, chloroplastic has protein sequence MVQSMSINTLVTSRCSVVCGSNDEWRRNFGQVKELHILPGRGSLCLCSYGGRTTSFGAPCGISRPRSLRVQAGWLFKGSDKGSEFDASSEHSESANEDILMFFFELDLATRVQYALNLEQYDIAQQLRNKLTEVESEVIRLRENRRGSASKSEAQDMAISILRLRADLQNAVQSENYSLAAELRDEISKLEAKSLAASVKAQAYENAQYAFRLGQKVKHKKFGYRAVICGMDPVCCESKTWMDRANVEKLTRGPDQPFYQVLVDMHEDPNLLVAYVPEENLQAPDKQDTDRFDHPYASFLFYGMDAAGDFIPIKQLREKYSQPRHELPYDPLDEEDGKDA, from the exons ATGGTGCAAAGTATGTCAATAAACACTTTAGTGACTTCTAGATGCAGTGTTGTTTGTGGATCAAATGATGAATGGAGGAGAAATTTTGGTCAAGTGAAGGAACTCCATATCCTTCCTGGGCGTGGAAGTTTGTGCCTTTGTTCTTACGGTGGAAGAACCACGTCCTTTGGAGCACCATGTGGCATATCTCGGCCTAGAAGTTTGAGAGTTCAAGCTGGATGGCTATTTAAAGGAAGTGATAAGGGATCAGAATTTGATGCAAGCAGTGAGCATAGTGAAAGCGCCAATGAGGATATTCTGATGTTTTTCTTTGAGCTGGACTTGGCAACCCGAGTACAG TACGCCTTGAATTTGGAGCAGTATGACATTGCCCAGCAACTGAGGAACAAGTTGACTGAG GTCGAATCAGAAGTTATCAGGCTCCGAGAAAACAGAAGGGGATCAGCATCCAAAAGCGAAGCTCAAGATATGGCTATAAGCATCTTACGTCTACG CGCAGACCTGCAGAACGCCGTTCAGAGTGAGAATTACAGTTTGGCTGCCGAGCTACGGGATGAAATTTCCAAACTTGAAGCAAAGTCTTTGGCTGCATCAGTAAAAGCGCAAGCATATGAAAATGCCCAATATGCTTTTCGTTTAGGCCAGAAAGTGAAGCATAAGAAATTTG GATATCGAGCTGTTATTTGCGGCATGGACCCAGTGTGTTGTGAGTCAAAGACATGGATGGATCGTGCAAATGTAGAAAAATTGACTCGTGGTCCTGATCAACCCTTTTATCAG GTGTTAGTTGACATGCATGAAGACCCCAACCTCTTAGTGGCATATG TTCCTGAGGAAAATTTACAGGCACCTGACAAACAAGACACG GATAGGTTTGATCATCCCTATGCTTCCTTCTTGTTTTATGGAATGGATGCTGCCGGAGACTTCATCCCAATCAAACAGCTGCGCGAGAAATATAGCCAACCCCGGCATGAACTTCCCTATGATCCACTTGACGAAGAAGATGGAAAAGATGCGTAA